The DNA segment ACGGCGCGAAGATCGGCTGACCGGAGCCGCACCGGCTCCGCCCGGTGTCCGCCGCACAGGACGATCCCCGGGCACCATCCACCGGTGCCCGGGGATCTCACGCCGGACCGGTCAGAAGTTGAAGACCGTGTCGCTGTCGATGTTCATCGCGCAGCGGTTGGCGAAGGTGTAGCTGTACGAGACCCGCTTGCCCTGCCACACGCCGTCGGCGGTGACCACGAGGGGGTTCCACTCCTTGGTGCACAGCCGGTCCGAGGTGGCGGCGGTTATCGCGTTGAAGTCGCCGGCCACCGCACGCAGTTGGGTACAGGCGGCCAGCGGGTTCGGGTGGCTGCCCCTGGCTCCCGGCATACAGCTGAGCGTCACCGCACGCTGCACCGTGGCGGTCGCACGGCTTTCGCCCTGGCCGACCGTCAGCACCAGTTCCGTCGGGGCGTACAGGCCGCCGGTCCGCGACGGCTGCGCCGGTGCGGCGGCCTGAGCGGTGGTGGCCAGTGTGCCCAGGACCAGTGCCGCGCCGAGCGCGACCGCCCCAGTGATGTACCGCATGACGAACACTCCCTTGCTCGAAGGTGCAGATACCGGACGGGAGTCTGGCCCAACCGCACCTCGAAAGCATCTTGAGTGAGCACAAGGCGATCGCTTTTAGTCATTAGCTGAAAGCTGAGAGTAATGGCGCGAACGGGCCGGAGGTGGCCCGTGGCGGTTCGGGCAAAGGGGGGTGCGGCCAGCGGGGATGCGGCGCCGGTCATGCCCTTGGCAAAGGTCGCCGGAACCCGGAAGGAATGAATCCGGCCGCCGACCGGTCGTTCGGGAGGGTTTCGATCTCCGTCGATTGGCTGAAGAGGAGGGGCGGAGGGGCCCTCCGTGCTGCCCGAGGCGCCCGACGCGGTAAGAACCGGCCACTCGCTGCTCGCCTTACCGCCGCCCGTTCTTTGCTTTGCCGTCGCGAAGTCGGGCGCGGCGTGGGGTCGTTGTGTGTACGGGCCGTGAGTTCCGGGGCGGTCGCCGAGTACGTGTCGGGGGCGGCCGTCACACGGAGGCCCGGAGGGCGGCCGTCATGCGGACCTTCGGAGCCGACGGGCCATCACGCGGGTCCGGGTTGGGGCCCGGCGCTGTCCCCCGCCGCCCCGTCCAGCTGTGGCAGCCCGGCCGTCAGCGCCCGCAGGCACCGGGCCACCAGCGCGGCGGGGCCCTCCGGCCCGTCGTCGTCCGGCGCCCCGTCGCCCGTCGCCCACTCCTCCACCGCGATCCGCATCGCGGTGTTCGCGGCGGCCGCGGCCAGCCGTACCTCCAGCGGCGGTGCGCCGGCCAGCCGCGCCAGGACCGGCACCAGTGCCTCCTCGGCGTCGTGGTGCACCCGGTGCCAGACCGTGCGCAGCGCCGGATCGCCCGGCATCGCCCGCAGCAGCCCGCGGGTCCAGCGCAGCGCCTCGGCGGCCGGCTCGTCGGCGGGCGTCAGTGACCGGCGGGCCGTCCGCTCCAGCACCTCGCGCACGGAGGGCGCGTCCGGGCCGGGCGCGGCGGTGGCCAGGTCGTCGACCCACTGCCGCACCCCGTCGGCGAGCAGCGGTACCACCGCCTCCTCCTTGGTGCGGAAGTAGCGGTAGAAGGTGCGCAGCGCGACCCCGGCGGCGCGGGCGATCTCGTCGGCGGTGACGGCGGCGCCGCGCTCCGTGAACAGGGCGGCCGCGGTGCGGGCGATCTCCCGCTGGGTCGCGGCCTTGCGCCGCTCGGTCAGCGAGGGGCGGGGGAGTGCGGCGGGGCGGGCGGCGGTGGGCATGGCGCCAGCTTACGGAGGTCCCTGCCGATTTCGGCACGGCACGCGAAATTGGCACACTGTGCCAGATCGGCATACCGTGCGCGTTACCTTGAGAACGGAGCTGGACCATGAACCGCTTTGACGGCCGCCGCACCCTGATCACCGGAGCCGGCTCGGGCATCGGCCGGGCCACCACCCACCGGATCCTCGCCGAGGGCGGCCGGGTGGTGGCGGCGGACATCGACGAGGCGGGTCTGCGCGGCACCGCCGAGCGCGCGGCCGCGGACGGCAGCGCCGGGCGGCTGGAGACCACGGTGCTCGACGTGGCCGACGAGGCATCGGTCCGCGCCACCGTCGCCGCCGCGGTCTCCGGTCTCGGCGGCCTCGACGTCCTGGTCAACGCGGCCGGCATCCTGCGCTCCTCGCACACCCACCTGACCGGCCTGGAGGAGTTCCAGCGGGTCATCTCGGTCAACCTGACCGGCACCTTCCTGATGATCCGGGAGGCGCTGCCCGCGCTGCTGGCGGGCCGGAACCCCGTGGTGGTCAACTTCAGCTCCACCTCCGCCTCGTTCGCGCACCCGTACATGTCGGCGTACGCGGCCAGCAAGGGCGGCATCCAGTCCATGACGCACGCCATCGCCGCCGAGTACGCCAAGCAGGGCCTGCGCGCGGTGTGCGTGGCCCCGGGCTCCATCGACAGCGGCATGACCAGCGGTCCCGTCCCCGGCCTGCCCGAAGACGCCGACACGGGCCTCTTCGACAAGCTCTTCCCGGCCCTCGGCGAGGGCTTCGCAAGCCCCGACACGGTCGCGGGCGTCATCGCGATGCTCGCCTCGCACGACGGCGCCTTCATCACCGGCACCGAGATCCGCATCGACGGCGGCACGCATATGTGAGGCACGGGGAGCGGGTGTCCGGCCGGGGCTGCCCTGGGGAGCACGACTACGGGCTGGTGGCTCCTACGGGCGGGCCGAGTGCCCCACGGCCGCGCGGGGGCGAGTCACTGTTCCGACTGCTCGACCCCAGTCGGGCGGACTGCCTTGCCCTGACTCCGCAGGGACCACCGGACTTCAGTGCCCCGGGGCTCGTGCCGCCAGGACGGGGATGGAGGCGATCTTCCGCGCGTCCAGGTGCTCCCACATCAGCCCGGAGGGACGATGTGGCGACCGGCAGGTGATGACCTCACTTGGCGTCACGATCACATCGACGCCGACGTCGTGCTCGGTCGCCGGCATGGCCTCGTCGAGGACTTGCAGCTCGTGCACGGTGGTGACGACGACGGTGTGTTCGCCGATGAGCCCGGCCTCGGTGAGGAACGCGAACTCCAGGTCGGAGTAGCCGGCGCCCTTGCCGATGCGCACCCCGGCTCGATTCACGGCGACGCTGCCCAGCACCACCATGTCCACCGGCTGGAGGGCGTCCACCCCCACTTTGGGGGCGACGCCGGCAGCAACCCGACTGGAGGCGGCTTCGGTTGGCGGGATCGTGAGCGCCGTGGGGTCCAGCAGGTAGAACGGGTGGGGGTCGGCGAGCTTGGGCACCGCCATGAAGACGGTCTTGCCTTCGGACAACGCGAGCGCGCGCACGGGGAGCTGAGCCTTGTCGGGTACGGACTTGATCACCCACGCGTGCTTCCAGGCGGGCAGCTCGCCGAGCCTGGCGGCTGCTTCCTGTGATCCGACGAAGTTCGGGATGCGACCGTGCGTGGTGACGTCGTGGCTGGCGCAGTTGGCGTCCAGGACGGCCCACACGCGCTCGCGCACTCGTTGCTTCTCGCGGTCCAGGTCCG comes from the Streptomyces angustmyceticus genome and includes:
- a CDS encoding subtilase-type protease inhibitor, whose protein sequence is MRYITGAVALGAALVLGTLATTAQAAAPAQPSRTGGLYAPTELVLTVGQGESRATATVQRAVTLSCMPGARGSHPNPLAACTQLRAVAGDFNAITAATSDRLCTKEWNPLVVTADGVWQGKRVSYSYTFANRCAMNIDSDTVFNF
- a CDS encoding TetR/AcrR family transcriptional regulator; amino-acid sequence: MPTAARPAALPRPSLTERRKAATQREIARTAAALFTERGAAVTADEIARAAGVALRTFYRYFRTKEEAVVPLLADGVRQWVDDLATAAPGPDAPSVREVLERTARRSLTPADEPAAEALRWTRGLLRAMPGDPALRTVWHRVHHDAEEALVPVLARLAGAPPLEVRLAAAAANTAMRIAVEEWATGDGAPDDDGPEGPAALVARCLRALTAGLPQLDGAAGDSAGPQPGPA
- a CDS encoding SDR family NAD(P)-dependent oxidoreductase — protein: MNRFDGRRTLITGAGSGIGRATTHRILAEGGRVVAADIDEAGLRGTAERAAADGSAGRLETTVLDVADEASVRATVAAAVSGLGGLDVLVNAAGILRSSHTHLTGLEEFQRVISVNLTGTFLMIREALPALLAGRNPVVVNFSSTSASFAHPYMSAYAASKGGIQSMTHAIAAEYAKQGLRAVCVAPGSIDSGMTSGPVPGLPEDADTGLFDKLFPALGEGFASPDTVAGVIAMLASHDGAFITGTEIRIDGGTHM
- a CDS encoding 5-formyltetrahydrofolate cyclo-ligase, with the translated sequence MNDEQMSTDLDREKQRVRERVWAVLDANCASHDVTTHGRIPNFVGSQEAAARLGELPAWKHAWVIKSVPDKAQLPVRALALSEGKTVFMAVPKLADPHPFYLLDPTALTIPPTEAASSRVAAGVAPKVGVDALQPVDMVVLGSVAVNRAGVRIGKGAGYSDLEFAFLTEAGLIGEHTVVVTTVHELQVLDEAMPATEHDVGVDVIVTPSEVITCRSPHRPSGLMWEHLDARKIASIPVLAARAPGH